One window of Macrococcus sp. 19Msa1099 genomic DNA carries:
- a CDS encoding YueH family protein: MKIRNSIGENLQCKVYIHENKKEETFLVSIPDIFFSIQFDYDLYGEALEEHLYLHLFNLLDEKDASELARRIVQWTSET, translated from the coding sequence ATGAAAATTAGAAACAGCATAGGAGAAAACCTGCAATGTAAAGTATATATTCATGAAAACAAAAAGGAAGAAACGTTTTTAGTAAGTATTCCGGATATCTTCTTCTCTATTCAGTTCGATTATGATCTATACGGAGAAGCTTTAGAAGAACATTTATATTTACATCTATTTAATTTATTAGACGAAAAAGATGCATCTGAACTTGCACGCCGCATAGTGCAATGGACGAGCGAAACTTAA